Proteins from a single region of Eretmochelys imbricata isolate rEreImb1 chromosome 20, rEreImb1.hap1, whole genome shotgun sequence:
- the DCAF15 gene encoding DDB1- and CUL4-associated factor 15 isoform X6, protein MNMMMMSDENHRDIYISTVAMPPLMYCPGCRDMALAHPGDPNAHCLQHGFMLHTKYQVVYPFPTFQPAFQLKKDQVVLLNTSYSLVACAVSVHTAEDSNFCQILYDRRNQPQSPHAGACDAAGAMQCPVGAEDRMERDGCPCRMAAAPSSASRASQGLESPIKPMELSPAVAKAKEFVADIFRRAKEAKGPAPAEEEEVGGGRFECRPAQEASPHRSLSQGTPADAPWEARLCSGPSGSYCRLHHGLSSPRGDRTPEGDQPPKDSPLAGPEMESQPAEPGYVNYTKLRYVLEPSDLSEPEDEYEDDKISLPFVVTDLRGRNLKPLKERAIFQGQYLTVEQLTLDFEYVINEVIRNDASWSRQFCSFSDYDIVILEVCPETNQVIINIGLLLLAFPSPDEEGQLRPVCVLCLPSRPKTYHTSLKVAWNLNTGTFITVSVGDLTEVKGQTSGSVWSSYRKSCVDMVMKWLVPESSGRYVNRMTNEALHKGKRPFPSRALSPGGRGCPASPLACSQALLKAKDLLARPELLLEGPSRQ, encoded by the exons atgaacatgatgatgatgagtgATGAAAACCATCGGGATATTTACATCAGCACGGTGGCCATGCCCCCACTCATGTACTGTCCCGGCTGCAGGGATATGGCCCTTGCGCATCCAG GGGACCCAAATGCCCACTGTCTGCAGCACGGCTTCATGCTGCACACCAAGTACCAGGTGGTTTATCCTTTCCCCACATTCCAGCCAGCCTTCCAGCTCAAGAAGGACCAGGTGGTGCTGCTGAACACCAGCTACTCCCTCGTAGCATGTGCTGTTTCTGTACACACCGCAG AGGACAGCAACTTCTGCCAAATCCTCTATGACAGAAGGAACCAGCCCCAGTCGCCCCACGCGGGGGCTTGTGATGCTGCAGGTGCCATGCAGTGCCCAGTGGGTGCGGAGGATCGGATGGAAAGAGATGGCTGCCCTTGCCGAATGGCTGCCGCACCATCGTCCGCCAGCAGAGCTTCCCAGGGCCTGGAAAGCCCCATCAAACCTATGGAGCTGTCGCCAGCCGTGGCCAAGGCGAAAGAGTTTGTGGCCGATATCTTCCGACGGGCCAAAGAGGCTAAAGGCCCAGCCCCAgcggaagaggaggaggtgggtggcGGCCGGTTTGAGTGCCGTCCTGCCCAGGAAGCCAGCCCACACAGATCCCTGTCCCAGGGCACCCCTGCTGATGCACCATGGGAGGCAAGGCTGTGCTCAGGGCCCTCCGGGAGTTACTGCCGCCTGCATCATGGCCTCTCGTCTCCCAGGGGAGACCGAACTCCAGAAGGGGATCAACCCCCAAAAGATTCTCCCCTTGCCGGACCGGAGATGGAGAGCCAGCCGGCTGAGCCCGGCTACGTGAACTACACCAAGCTACGCTATGTCTTGGAGCCCAGCGACCTGTCAGAGCCGGAGGACG AGTACGAGGATGACAAGATCTCACTGCCGTTTGTCGTAACTGACCTGAGAGGGCGAAACCTCAAGCCGCTGAAGGAGAGAGCCATATTCCAG GGCCAGTACCTGACTGTGGAGCAGCTGACTCTGGATTTTGAGTACGTCATTAATGAGGTGATCCGGAACGACGCCTCCTGGTCCAGGCAGTTCTGCTCTTTCAGCGACTACGACATCGTCATCCTAGAG GTGTGTCCAGAAACCAACCAAGTCATCATCAATATCGGATTATTGCTCTTGGCCTTTCCATCTCCTGACGAAGAGGGCCAGCTTAG GCCGGTGTGTGTCCTGTGCCTCCCCTCCAGACCAAAGACCTATCACACCAGCTTGAAAGTGGCCTGGAATCTGAACACTGGCACCTTCATCACCGTCAGCGTGGGAGACCTCACAGAAGTCAAGGGGCAGACCAG CGGCAGCGTTTGGAGCTCCTACCGGAAGAGCTGCGTGGACATGGTGATGAAGTGGCTGGTGCCAGAGAGCAGCGGGCGATACGTCAACAGAATGACAAACGAGGCACTTCATAAAGGTAAACGCCCCTTCCCTAGCCGGGCGCTGAGCCCTGGAGGAAGGGGCTGCCCGGCTTCCCCTCTGGCGTGCAGCCAAGCCCTGCTGAAGGCTAAGGATCTCCTAGCAAGGCCTGA GCTGCTCCTTGAAGGTCCTAGCAGACAATGA